GGCCGTAGTCGATGCCGGCGCCGGGTATGCGCGCGATGTCGGTGGCGCCATCGGAGTGGATGCGCAACGGATAGATCGCGCTGAGCAACCCGACCGTGTCGCCGGTATCGGTGGTGACGTCGACGTCGACGTCGGCACGGCCGTGCGTCTCCAGCGCCAACAGCGGCGCCGGCGTCTGCTGGCCGCGTTGCCGCCGCCAAGCGGTCACCGTCCGCGCGGCGGCGGTCGCCAGCAGTTCGGTCATCGGCTGCCCCAGCGAAAGCAGCCGCGCAGTCAGATCGGCGTCACAACTGGAGATGCTGATCGCTAGATTGCGAACCCTATCGGTCTGCGGCGCCACCCTGCGGGCACCCAACGGCGGATCCGCGCCCGTGAGTTCTGCGGCCCAGAAGTCAGCGCTGTCCAGCGCCTGGGCCCGCTCGAGCAGCTGCCGCGACCACTGCCGGTAGCTGGTGTGCTCACGCGCCGGGGCGGGTCGGCGTCCCGCGGCCAGGGCGTGCAGACCAGCATCGAGTTCACCCATTACGATCCGCCACGATGCCGGGTCCAGCGCCAGCACGTGCGCCGTCAGCACGAGCACGCCTGGCCCGTCTGGTTCGCGCAGCCACACCGCCGAAACCAGCCGAGGTGCCGCCGGATCGAGGCTCGCCAGCGAGCGGGAGGTCTGCTCGGCGACGTCACTGACCAGATCACCGCTGACCCACGCTTCGCTCAGGATGTCGGTTTTTGCTTGTGGGACAAGCGCCATCGCGTCCCGGTCCAACCGGCACCGCAGCACCTCGTGGCCGACGATGACAGCATCCAGCGCGGCGTTCAGGCCTTCGCGGGTGATCCCGGCGGGCAGCCTGATGGCCTCGGTCTGGGCGAGCCGACGCGGATCGCCGTACTCGTAGAGCCAATGCACGTTGGGCAGTGCCGGGATCGGCTCGCCGGCCTCATCGACGGGGGCGTGCCGTCCGGCATCGGCGTCGAGGGCCGCCGCAAGCTCGCGGATGGTGTCGCACTCGACCATCAGCCTGGCCCGCAGTGCCACCCCACGACGGCGGGCGGCCTGCACCACCGACAGGGCAACGATGCTGTCCAACCCCAGCTGCAGAAAGCCCGCGGTGACATCGACGTCGGAGGTTTCCAATACATCGCTGAATGCCTGGGCCAGCGCCATTTCGGTCGGCGTCTCGGGCGGGGTCGCCGCACCTTCGTCGGCCATAGTCTCGGAAACGATTGCTGCCAAAGCGTTTTCGTCGATCTTTCCGTGCGGGGTCAATGGCAACTCGTCGACGACGACGATGTGATGCGGCACCAGGTACCGTGGCAGCCGATTGAGCAGCAGCGAACGGAGTTCGGCCACCGGCGGCGGGTTTGTCCCGCCCGCAACGTATGCCGTCAGGCGCGAGCCACCGGCATGGCTGCGGGCCGTCACATACGAGCCGCGCACTCCGTCGTGGCTGTTGAGCACCGCGGCGATCTCACCCGGTTCGACGCGGAAACCGCGGATCTTCACCTGGGCGTCACTGCGGCCGAGGAACTCCAAACCACCATCGGGCAGCCGGCGTACCACATCTCCGGTGCGGTACATCCGGCTACCACGCCCGTTCGGCTCGGCGACAAACCGCGCGGCGGTCTCGGCCGCGCGTCCGAGGTAGCCGCGGGTCAACTGGCCGCCCGCCAGGTACAACTCGCCGGCGACGCCGTCCGGCACCGGCCGCAGCCAGGAGTCCATCACGTAGGCGCGGGTGGTCCGGGTCGGACGTCCGATGACCGGTCGGGCGTGCTCGGTGACGGTGGCGACCACGGCTTCGACGGTGGTCTCGGTAGGCCCGTAGCAGTTGAAGGCCGTCATGGCCGTGCGGGCGCAGTTCTCCTGGATCGTCCGCCACGCCGAGCTGCCCAGGGCCTCGCCACCAAGCGCAAGAACCGCCAGCGGCACCCGGTCCAGCAGTCCCGCGTTCTGCAGCTGGGCGAACATCGACGGCGTGGTGTCGATCATGTCCAGCCCGAATCGGTCGATCGTGCCGACCAGCGCCTCGACGTCCCGCTGATCCTCGTCGCCGACGATGTGCACCGAGTGGCCGTCGAGCAGCGCCGCCAACGGCTGCCACGCCGCATCGAAGGTGAAAGACCAGGCATGCGCGACCCGAAGCGGTCGCCCGACCCGCGCGGCCGCCGGCCGCAGAACGCGCTCGATGTGGTCGTCGGCGTAGGCCGAAAGCGCCCGATGGGTGCCGATCACCCCCTTCGGGGTGCCGGTGGTGCCGGAGGTGAACACCGCATAGGCCGCATGCTCCGGAGGTACCGTGGCCGCCCGGTACTCGGCCGGCGGCTCGGCGGCGATGCAAGCGGTGCACCATTCCTCGGCCATTTCCTCATCGATGACGACCGGAGCCGACGTCTGGCGCAGGATCTCGGCGACACGCGCATCGGGCATCGCCGGGTCCAACGGCACGATCATGCCGCCGGCCTTCAGGATCGCCAGCATTGCGGCCACGTAGCGCGGACCGCGGGCCAGCCGGACCGCCACCGGGGTCTCGTTACCCACCCCGGCGCAGCGCAGCGCAGCGGCCAGCCGGTCGGCGAGTGCGTCCAGCTCCCGGTAGGTCAGTTGGCCGTCCGACCAGCTGACCGCCATCGCATCGGGCTTGGCCGCCGCGATTTCGGCGAATCGGGTATGCACCGAGACTCCCGACGCGCTCAAGCCCGCCGGGCCGGGCCTTGTCGAATCGCACTCGCCGTCCAGCGCGACGCCGACGTCGCGTAGCGGCCGGTCCCACCGGCTGACCAGGCGCTGCACCACGGCCAGCACCCGCCTGCCGAGGTCTTCCGGCGCAATCGCGCCCAACGCGCCGTCCAGCACCTCCACCAGCACCGTGAGCTCACCGGTGCTCAGGTGCGCAGCGATGGTCACCGGAAAGTGCGACAAACTCTCCAACGCCACCGGGCGGAAAGTCACCCCATTGGCGACGAACTCCGCGGCACCCACCAGTTCGCCGGGCGGGAAGTTCTCGTACACCAGCAGGGTGTCGAACAGCTCACCGACGCCGGCGATGGAACGCAGCTCGGCATGCGCCAGATAGCCATGGTCCCGCAGCGCCGCGGACTCACGTTGCAGCGCAACGCATTGCGCCCCGACCGTGTCGCGAGGGTCCAGCCGCACCCGCAACGGCACGGTGTTGATGAACAGGCCGACCATCGTCTCCACGCCCGACAGTTCGCTCGGCCTACCGGACACCGTCATGCCGAATGTCACATCGCTGCGGCCGGTGAACGCTGCAAGCATTGCGGCCCAGGCCATTTGAACAATCGTGTTGAGTGTGACACCGTGCGCACGGGCGGCGTCAACCAGCGTCCTGGTGGTATCGCTGTCTAGCCGCACTTCGGTGCGACGTGGAATCCCTGCCTGCGGCGGGACCGCGGTTAGCGCCGGCGACAGCAGGGTCGGGCCGTCGAGGCCCAACAGGTGCTGGACCCACAACGCGCGGCTGGCTGTCTCGTCCCGGCTGGCCAGCCAGCCGATGTAATCGCGATACGGCCGCGGTGGCGGCGGCAATGCGGCAACGTCCCCGCCAGCCCGATACAACGCGAGCAGCTCGGAGACGAAAGGCGGCAACGACCACCCATCGATGACGATGTGGTGCGCGACGATGACCAGATGCCAATGTTGGTCCGGTAATTCGATGAGCAGGAACCGGATGAGCGGTCCCCGGCCAACGTCGAAACGGCGTCGGCGCTCTTCGGCTGTTAGGTGCTCGACCTCATCGGGGTTGGCACGCACGCGCCGCCAGAGGACCTCGGCGGTGGTCGGGACCACCTGCACGGGCCGGCTCAGGTTGCCGTGTACGAAACTCGCCCGCAGGTTCGGGTGCCGGGCCAGCATCGCGGCGGCGCACTCGCGCAGCAAGGCGATGTCGAGCGGGCCGACGGCGTCGGCAACCATCGCGATGACATACGGATCGGCCTCCGAAGAGTCGGAACCGTACCCCGCACCGGTCAGCGTCGCCATCGAGAACAACCCCTGTTGCAGTGGGCTGAGCGCCATCACATCTTCGATGGCGACTCGCGCGTCGGCTCGCGTCACGGCTGGTGGTCCCAGGTCGCCCTCAGAGCTGCCAGCTCGTCCGGGGAAAGCCCTGATGTGCTCATCGGCGCGTGATGCGTGTCGTCCGGCTCCGCCTCGATCTGCGACTTGGCGTCGACCGCCGCGGCGAGCTCGTGCAGAACGGGATGCTCGAAAACCATCCGCGCCATCAGCCGCAACCCGGCATCCCGGGCCCGTGCGGCCACCTGGGTCGCCAAGATGCTATCGCCGCCGAGGTTGAAGAAGTCGTCGTGGCGACCGAAGTGCGGAACCTCCAGCACGTCGGTGAGGATGGCCGCCAATGCCCGCTCGGTGTCGGTGTTGGGCGGCTCGGCCGGAACCGGTGCCGCCTGGGCAGGGGCGGGCCGGTCGATGTTGGCCAAGCCGGCGAGCAGTTCCAGTTGGCCGTCGGCATGCCACACCCCGCGCTCACCGCTGCGGTAGAGCCGCGAACCTGCTGGCGCGGCGAACGGATCGGCAACGAATCGGGTCGCGGTCGCCGAGGCACGTGCCAACCTGGCGCCGACAGCCGGACCGCCACCGTAGTAGACATCGCCCACCGCGCCGATCGGAACCGGGTTGAGCCAGTTGTCGAGAAGGTATACCCGGGCCGTGCCGATACTCGACCGGTCCAGAATGCGCTGTCTGGCTTGCGCATCGACGATCTCGACCTCGCGCAGCGGTTGGTCCGGACGGTCGGCGAACGCCTCGATCACGCGGACGAGCCAGTTGGCGAACCGTTGCGCGGTGCTGCGTTCATACAACTCGGTTCGGTAAATGACGTGTCCGCGGTAGCCGTCGTGGCAGGCGAAGAAGTTGACCGATAGATCGGCATGCGCGGCGTCGAACGTCGGCTCCAGCACCCTAAACGTGGTATCACCGTCTGGCCCGGTGTCGATGACGCGGTCGGGCGGCAACTGTTCGCGAACGTGCACCACGACATCGAACAGCGGATTGCGGGACAGCGACCGAACCGGGCTGACCGCCTCCACCACCTGGTCGAACGGCAGGTCCTGATGCGCATACGCCGCCAGCGCCATCTCCCTGGTCCGCCGCAGCACCTCACGCAGCGTGGGGTTCCCGCGCAGGTCGTTACGCAGCACCAGGATGTTAATGAAGAACCCAATTAGCTGGTCCAAGTTGGACTCGCCGCGACCGGCCACCGGGGTGCCGATGGGGATGTCCACGCTGCCACCGGCCTTGTGCAGCACCACCGCGACGGCGGCCTGCAGCAGCATGAACTCGGTGCTGTGCAGGTCGCGGCTCAGGGCGGCCAGCTTGTCGCGGGTCGCCGCGCCCACGCTGAACTCGACAGCAGCACCGGCACCACCGAGCACGGCCGGGCGCGGAAAGTCCGGGCGCAGACCGTTTTCACCGGCCAGCCCCTCGAGCTGGCGGATCCAGTAGTCACGTTGCGGACCGACGATGCCCGCACCTGGGTCGAGCAACGCCGCCTGCCAGACGCCGTAGTCGCCGTACTGCACCGGCAGCGGTTCCCACGACGGCCGTTGTCCGGCGCTGCGGGCCAGGTAGGCGGTCAGCAGATCGGTGAACAGCACCCCGGCCGACCAGTGGTCGCCGGCGATGTGGTGCACCACCAACGACAGCACGTGTCGCTCCGGCATGCTCAGCAACGCCGCGCGGATCGGCCAGTCGGTCTCCAGATCGAAAACGTACCGTCGCTCGTTGTCCAGTTCGGCTTGCAGCCAGGCCTCGTCGGGCCCGGCGGCGCGCCGCACCGGTACCTGGGCGGGCGGTTGGATGATCTGGTGTGGCACGCCACCGATTTCGCGGTAGACCGTGCGCAGGATCTCGTGCCGGGCCACGACGTCGGTGATCCCCGCCGCGAGGGCGTCGGTGTCGCAGGGCCCATGCAGTGCCGCGGCGAAGGGAATGTTGTTGACGGCGTTGGGACCGTCGAAGCGATAGGTGAACCAGGTACGCAGCTGTGACGACGACATCCGCACCGGCCCGTCGTGGTTCACCCGAGTCAACCGCGGCCGTGCCGTATCCGGATCCAACGTATCGATGTGTCCGGCCAGCCCCGCCACCGTGGCGAGTTCGAAGATCTCCCGCACGCCGATGTCCACGCCGAACGTGTTACGCACGGCCGCAACGAGTTTGGTTGCCAGCAGCGAATGTCCGCCGAGGTCGAAGAACGAGTCGTCGGCGCCGACTCGGTCCCGGTCGAGCAGGCTACCGAAAAGTTGGGCAAGACGCCGTTCGGTAGCGGTTTCCGGCTCGCGGAACTCGGTGCCGGAAGCGATCTGCGGATCCGGCAGCGCTGCGCGGTCGATCTTGCCGTGCGCGGTGATCGGAATCTCTTCCAGCACCACGTAGGCCGCGGGCACCATGTATTCGGGCAGTGCTGCGGCCACCCGGGCGCGGATCCGGTCGAGGTCGACCCCAAGGACATCAGCCGGTCCGCCCTCACCCGCTGCGGGCGTCACGTAGCCGACCAGACTCTTGCCCAGCCGCGGCAGGTCGCTCACCACCACAACGGCCTGTCCGACGGTGGGATCGACCGAGATGGCCGCCGCCACGTCACCGAGTTCGATCCGGAAGCCGCGTATCTTGACCTGTTCATCGGCACGGCCCACGAACTCGATGTCGCCGTCGGCATTGCGGCGCGCCAGATCCCCAGATCGGTACATTCGGGATCCGGGATTTACCGGGTCGGCGACGAATCGCTCCGCGGTCAGGCCGGCGCGGCGATGGTATCCGTACGCGACATGGGTTCCGCCAATATAAATCTCGCCGATCACGCCGACCGGCACGGGCCGCAGCGAGTCGTCGAGCAGGTGCATGGTGGTGTTGATCTTGGGCCGGCCAATGGGAACGATGCGGGTGCCCTGTGGGCCCTCCACCTTGTACCGGCTGGCGTTGATCACGGTTTCGGTCGGACCGTAGAAGTTGTGCAGCAGGGCGTCGAACGTCGCGTGGAACTTGTCGGCCACCTCACCGGGCAGCGGCTCTCCGCCGATGGGTACCCGCTGCAATGTCCGCCACTGGTTGACGCCCGGCAGCGACAGAAAGAGGCCGAGCAGGGACGGCACGAAATGCATTGCCGTGATCCCCTCATCGCGCAACAGGGCGGTCAGATACCCGATGTCGGTGAGTCCCCCGGGGCGTGGGATCACCATCCGCGCGCCACAGGCCAGCATGCCGAAGATCTCGGCGATCGACACATCGAAGCTGGGCGAGGCGACCTGCAGCAGCCGGTCGGTGTTGTCGATCTCGTACTCGCCCTTGAACCAGACAAAGTACTCCGCGACCGGGCGGTGTGGCACCGAGACGCCCTTGGGCAATCCGGTGGTACCGGACGTGTAGATCAGATACGCCGTGTTGTCCGGCCGTAGCGGCCGGATCCGATCGGCGTCGGTGGGATTATCGGCCCGGTATCCGGCAAGCTCAGGTACCGGCTCGCGCAGCACCAGTTTCGCGTCGCAGTCCTCGAGGATGAAGTCCAGCCGGTCTTGCGGGTAGGTGGGGTCCACGGGGACATAGGCCGCACCGGCCTTGACCACTCCCAAAGCCGTGACGATCAGGTCCGGCGATTTGTCGAGCAGCACAGCGACCCGGTCTTCACTGCCTATCCCCTGCCCGATCAGCCAGTGCGCCAACCGGTTTGACGCCTTACTGAGGTCGCGGTAGGTGACGCGGTTGCCCTCATAGACCAGGGCGATGGCATCTGGAATGCGCTCGGTCTGCTCGTTGACCAGGTCCACGACGGTCTTCGGAGCGGTGTCGAACTTCTCGCCGCAGGACACCTGGCGCAGCCACTCGGCGTCGCGCTCACCCATCAGCGCCAACCCCGACAACGCCTGGTCCGGTGCGGCCAGAGCGTTGTCGATCAGCACACCGAAGTGTTCCAGCATCTGCTTCGCCAGTGCGGGTTCGAGAATCTCAAGCAGGTATTCGGCCTCGACCAGCGCACCGGTGCGGTCGAATTCGACCATGAAGCCCAGCGGCAGCGCCGTGACGTTGCTGCGCAGTTCATAGCGCTCGCACTCGATGCCTGGCGGGTTGAATCCGCCACCGTCGGACTCCCGGAAGCCGAAGCTGACCCGGGTCAGGCGCTCGGCACCGTGGCGGCGATCGGGATTCAGTTCCCGTACCACCCGGTCGAGGTTGACCCGTTGGTGTGCGAATGCCCCTGCGGTGATTTCGCTGGTCGCGGCCAGCAACTCGCGGAAGCTCATTGCCGACCGCGGTCGCAGCCGCATCACCACCGTGTTGCCGAAATAGCCGATGGCATCGTCGGTTCCGGCGCCTCGGTTGAGCACCGGTGCGGCTACGAGGAAGTCGTCACTGTGGGTATAGCGATGCACCAAGGCGCCGAACGCGGCCAGCAGCACCATGTAGGGGGTGCAGCCGGTGTCCTTGGCCATCGCGGTCACCCGCGCCGCAGTGTCGGCGGGCAGCCGCAGCGTGCTGCGGGCGGCGCGCCAATTGGTCGGCACGCTCGTTCCGGCAGGCCCGGGAAGTTCCAGTGGCTCGGGCGGATCGGCCATGACGGCCCGCCAGTAGGCGAGGTCGGCTTCGGTGGTGTCCGGTCCGGCGGCGGCCGATGAACGGTGTTCTGGCCCCAGGTCAGCGTCCGAGTAGGCCTGGGTGAGATCGGCAAAGAACACCCGCCACGAACCGTCATCCCAGGCGATGTGGTGGGCCACCAACAGCAGCACATGTTCGTCGGAAGCGATGCGCACCATCGTGATCCGCAACGGCGCGTCGGTGGAAAGGTCGAAGGGGGTGGAGAATTCACGTTGTGCCAGCACCTCCAGGCGCAGGCGCTGGGCATGTTCGGACAGGTCGGTCAGGTCGTGTTGCGCCCAGCGGGGGCGGAGATCCTCATGCACCGCCGGCCGGGGGTCGCCGTCGTCGCCGACGGTGTAGGTGGTGCGCAGGATCCGATGCCGCTGCGCGACGGCGTTCACGGCTTCGTGTAGCCGGGTCAGATCGACGTCACCGGTGATGCGATAGGACACACAGACATTGAGCAACGCACGGCTCGGATCGGCCATCTGCACGAACCACATCCGGGCCTGGCCATCGGAGAGTTTGTCGTCATCGTGCGGGCCGGGGGCCTTGACAACAGACGAGAGGCCGCGGTCGGCGAGCCTGCGCCGGAGCAGTTCCAGCCGGGCCTCGTCGAGGCGGGCGCCGGTGTCGACGGTTTCAGTCACGCGAAATGTCCACTTTCTGTGCTGTGTAAGAGTGCTCGCCGGCACGTCCGAGTTTCGCGACGAGTTCGTCGCCGGTGATTTCGTCCAGCAGCGCGGCCAGAGGGACCGTGCGGCCGGTCACCCGCTTGAGGCGTTTGCGCAGGTCCACTGCCAGCATTGAGTCGACGCCCAGATCGAACAGAGATTGCGCCAGGTTCAATTCCCCGGCCTGCGGCATTCCGAGCACGGCCGCCAACTGGGTGCGCACCGCGTCCACGATCGTCAGGTTGCCGTCCACCGGGCGGTCGCCCGGTTCGGACTTCGTGCTCGCCAAGAAGATCTGAAACCGGGCCTCGTCGGCCGAGAACACCAGCGGGTCAACACGGTACTCGTACAGGCTCGCCTCGATCGCCTGCAGCGGCGGCATCTGGCGCAGCCCGGAACGCTCGATCTGTGCGACCGATGCCGCATCGACGATGCCCGGGCTTGCGGTGCCATCAGTGGTGCCCTGCCACAAACCGAATTTCACGGCCACACAGTGCCTACCCGTGGCGCGCAGCTGGGCCGCCATAACGTCGAGCAGGCGATTGGCCGCGGAGTACCCGACGTGCCCCCGTCCGCCCCACACCCCCGAAACCGAGGAACACAGCAGCGTTCGGGTATCCGGGCGGATCGGCCACAGCCGCATCAGCTGGGCCAGGCCGAGGACCTTGGCCGCGAAGTTGTCAGCGACGCCAACCGACGTCAGCCTGGCGGCTGTGCCGAAGGTGGCCTTACCCGCAGCGTGCACCACCAACGAGGCACCGGTCCCACCGTATTCGGCGGCCACCAACGCTAATTGGGCATCATCGGTGATGTCGCACGGCGGCGATATCAGCACGGTGCCATGTGGTGCCGCCAGCGCGGCCAGCGCCGCCGGGTCCGCGGCGCGGCGGCTCAGCAGCACGATGCGCCGCGCGCCATGTTCGGCGAAATACCGGGCGTAGTGCAGACCGATCGCACCGGCACCACCGGTGATGACGACGTCGTCGAGCACGCCGGAGTCCAATGACCACCCCGGGGCGACCGGAGCATCGCCGAGAGTGCGCTGCAACAGCGCGTACCCGCTGCCGCAGCTGCGCAGCGCGGTCTCACCGGGACCGGCCAGCAGCGCATCGACGATCGTGCCGCCGGCAGCCGGCGCCACGTCCCACGACGGCAGGTCCAGGTGGCTGAAAGTTTGGTCGGGATACTCGAATCCGATGCTGCGGTGCATTGCGGCCAGCGCGGCCTGGCCGGCTGAGGGCACCGTGTCCGCTTGGCCGACCTGCTCGGCGCCGGCGGTGACCAGACAGACCGATTGGCAGCGTGGACCGCCCCGCGTCGGATAGTCCAGCAATCCGGCCCCGACCAGGTCGGCAAGCGCACCGGCGGCCCGAGCCGCGTCGGTGTGTTCGAAGTCGGGCGCGATCACCACAACCAGCTCCGCATCCTGCGGCGCGGTCAGCTCGGTCGCGGGATGTGAATCGATTGCCGCACGAAGCATTTGGGCGCACGGGCCGTGTGCGCCGAGATCGAGCACGGCGAGGTGACGGTGCTGCCCCGCGGCCGGCAGGGACGGCGTCATCCGATCCCAGCGCTCAACCGCAATGGTCGGTCCGGGAGTCAGTCCGGGCACCGGCGGCAGCGGCTCCGGGTGCGCCCACATCGGCACGGCGCGCATCGGCGCGTTGGGGAAGCCGCGCAAGCCGACGTCGCTCTCGACCGGGCCACCGCAGCACAGCTCACCCCATGCGTAGCCGGGATCAGCCACCGCCGCGGTCACGATATTCGCCGACAGCGCATCGACCAGCGGCTCGCGGCGACGCGCCGACCCGACCAGCACCGCAGGACCGTCCGGCAGGTCGGCGGAGCTCTCGCAGTTCTGACCGATCGCGAACAACAACGTAGGATGGGCCGACAGCTCGATGAACGACCTTGCCCCACAACGGATTGCCGACTCGATAGCTCGATCGAACCGCACGGTGTGCCGCAAGTTTGCATACCAGTAGTCGGCAAAGGTCGTGCCCGGCGCCACCACATCACCGGCGGTACCACCGATGAATTGCACCGGCGCCTCCGTGAATTCCGAGTTGGGTAGCTGTGCGAGCAGTTCATCGTGGAGTGGCTCGAGCACGCTGGTATGCACCGGGAAGCCCACGGTGATCTCACGGGCGAATCGACCGCCAGAACGGACCCTGTCAACGATGGCCAGCACCGCTTCCCGGTCACCGGACACCGCGATGGTCGAGGCGGCGTTGACTACAGACAGTTCCAGCCAGCCGTCGGTGGCCGCGATGAGCGGACTCGCCTCCCGTTCGCTGATGCCCAGCGCCGCAACCGCATGGCAACCGGGCAGGCGATCCACCACACCGGCGCGGGCCGCGACCACGGCGACGGCATCCGACAACGTGATACTTCCGGCGATATAGGCGGCCGCCACTTCGCCGAGACTATGACCGACCGTGAGGTCGGGCAGCACACCGCAGGAGCGCCAAACCTCCGCCAGCGCAACGGCGTGGACGAATTGCGCGCCTTCGATTTCGGTCTCGCAGAACTGCGGCTCGGCACCGACAATCGGGGCGGGCACGGCGGTGAGGTAGCGCAGCGGCGACACGACCCCGGCGTCCT
The nucleotide sequence above comes from Mycobacterium decipiens. Encoded proteins:
- the mbtD gene encoding mycobactin polyketide synthase MbtD; translated protein: MAPKRLPDGRVAVLLSAQAEELVRADARAIADYLDRFPATTVTEVARHLHRIRRVRSCRAVVRAADSIELVDGLRALAAGREHPLVACSAHGTAPRQAFVFPGQGGQWPGMGAVAYQELPAYRAATDACAAAFEDAGVVSPLRYLTAVPAPIVGAEPQFCETEIEGAQFVHAVALAEVWRSCGVLPDLTVGHSLGEVAAAYIAGSITLSDAVAVVAARAGVVDRLPGCHAVAALGISEREASPLIAATDGWLELSVVNAASTIAVSGDREAVLAIVDRVRSGGRFAREITVGFPVHTSVLEPLHDELLAQLPNSEFTEAPVQFIGGTAGDVVAPGTTFADYWYANLRHTVRFDRAIESAIRCGARSFIELSAHPTLLFAIGQNCESSADLPDGPAVLVGSARRREPLVDALSANIVTAAVADPGYAWGELCCGGPVESDVGLRGFPNAPMRAVPMWAHPEPLPPVPGLTPGPTIAVERWDRMTPSLPAAGQHRHLAVLDLGAHGPCAQMLRAAIDSHPATELTAPQDAELVVVIAPDFEHTDAARAAGALADLVGAGLLDYPTRGGPRCQSVCLVTAGAEQVGQADTVPSAGQAALAAMHRSIGFEYPDQTFSHLDLPSWDVAPAAGGTIVDALLAGPGETALRSCGSGYALLQRTLGDAPVAPGWSLDSGVLDDVVITGGAGAIGLHYARYFAEHGARRIVLLSRRAADPAALAALAAPHGTVLISPPCDITDDAQLALVAAEYGGTGASLVVHAAGKATFGTAARLTSVGVADNFAAKVLGLAQLMRLWPIRPDTRTLLCSSVSGVWGGRGHVGYSAANRLLDVMAAQLRATGRHCVAVKFGLWQGTTDGTASPGIVDAASVAQIERSGLRQMPPLQAIEASLYEYRVDPLVFSADEARFQIFLASTKSEPGDRPVDGNLTIVDAVRTQLAAVLGMPQAGELNLAQSLFDLGVDSMLAVDLRKRLKRVTGRTVPLAALLDEITGDELVAKLGRAGEHSYTAQKVDISRD